A stretch of Oreochromis aureus strain Israel breed Guangdong linkage group 11, ZZ_aureus, whole genome shotgun sequence DNA encodes these proteins:
- the LOC116323816 gene encoding PILR alpha-associated neural protein isoform X2 has protein sequence MERCSISPVARLTGLISLLLVALVTQPSTCNRDDREAEEQVDALSVQLSVTAQVTPTPLWAVVWGPTQQLEDETYHFLSSQETDHLYLHGNQQEASTATPENWLYPDENMQPPLEPRDQKGVEDGGTEAEETEPEEVDPQFYVTVTISSLLILTAVIITAKLWIPVVNL, from the exons ATGGAGAGATG CTCCATCTCTCCTGTCGCACGACTGACTGGCctcatctctctcctcctggTTGCTTTGGTGACACAGCCCTCCACCTGTAACCGTGACGACAGAGAGGCCGAGGAGCAGGTGGACGCCCTGTCGGTCCAGCTGTCCGTCACCGCCCAAGTCACGCCCACCCCTCTGTGGGCGGTGGTCTGGGGTCCCACGCAGCAGCTGGAGGACGAGACCTACCACTTCCTCTCCAGCCAGGAAACCGATCACCTGTATCTACACGGGAACCAGCAAGAGGCCAGCACCGCCACGCCTGAGAACTGGCTTTACCCTGACGAAAACATGCAGCCACCACTGGAGCCCAGAGACCAGAAGGGAGTGGAGGATGGTGGGACGGAGGCAGAGGAGACAGAGCCCGAGGAAG TGGACCCTCAGTTCTACGTCACCGTGACCATCTCCTCGCTGCTCATCCTGACAGCAGTCATCATTACAGCCAAACTCTG GATCCCTGTTGTGAACCTCTGA
- the cops7a gene encoding COP9 signalosome complex subunit 7a, with protein sequence MEVEQLLSLSGSALAQAVSSLLETPGLYVFSDILELPNVRELENGPHAPVYQLLNLFAYGTYCDYKERAASLPELTPAQRNKLRHLSIISLASNLKCLPYSLLLQQLDLKNVRELEDLLIEAVYCDIIQGKLDQRNQQVEVDCSVGRDLGPNELPNIINTLQEWCAGCEAVLCGIEEQVSRANQYRESQLKVKVQVETEVSNLQKTLKASAASPSSGPAPAGAASNQDADQPAEPRDPASSQEPRQPGKKSSKVKGLRGSGKIWSKSN encoded by the exons ATGGAGGTGGAGCAGCTCCTGTCTCTGTCAGGCTCAGCACTGGCCCAGGCTGTCAGCTCTCTGCTGGAGACCCCAGGCCTCTATGTTTTCTCTGACATCTTGGAGCTGCCTAATGTCAGAGAG CTGGAGAACGGTCCTCATGCACCAGTGTACCAGCTCCTGAACCTCTTTGCCTATGGAACCTACTGCGACTACAAAG AGAGAGCAGCCTCACTTCCCGAGCTGACCCCGGCACAGAGAAACAAACTCCGTCATCTGTCGATCATCAGCTTGGCTTCCAACCTCAAG TGCCTGCCGTACTCGCTGCTCCTGCAACAGCTCGATCTGAAGAACGTGCGGGAACTCGAGGACCTGCTGATTGAAGCTGTTTACTGCGACATCATCCAGGGGAAACTGGATCAGAGGAACCAGCAGGTGGAGGTAGACTGCAGCGTGGGTCGCGACCTCGGCCCTAATGAGCTGCCAAACATAATCAACACGCTGCAGGAGTG GTGTGCAGGTTGTGAGGCAGTTCTGTGTGGTATTGAGGAACAAGTCTCGAGGGCAAACCAATACAGAGAGAGCCAGCTAAAGGTCAAAGTCCAAGTGGAAACAGAA GTCTCAAATCTACAGAAGACGTTAAAGGCCAGCGCCGCGTCTCCCTCATCAGGCCCCGCTCCCGCTGGAGCCGCctccaatcaggacgcagaccAACCCGCTGAGCCAAGAGACCCCGCTTCCTCTCAGGAACCGAGACAACCAGGCAAAAAGAGCTCAAAGGTGAAAGG GCTGCGCGGCAGCGGCAAGATCTGGTCCAAGTCCAACTGA
- the LOC116323816 gene encoding PILR alpha-associated neural protein isoform X1 produces the protein MERCSISPVARLTGLISLLLVALVTQPSTCNRDDREAEEQVDALSVQLSVTAQVTPTPLWAVVWGPTQQLEDETYHFLSSQETDHLYLHGNQQEASTATPENWLYPDENMQPPLEPRDQKGVEDGGTEAEETEPEEVDPQFYVTVTISSLLILTAVIITAKLCYDRSCSQHPPPLSRGVAPPLSLALPRSLASEDSRQTLHSTSSSFTDRERIPVVNL, from the exons ATGGAGAGATG CTCCATCTCTCCTGTCGCACGACTGACTGGCctcatctctctcctcctggTTGCTTTGGTGACACAGCCCTCCACCTGTAACCGTGACGACAGAGAGGCCGAGGAGCAGGTGGACGCCCTGTCGGTCCAGCTGTCCGTCACCGCCCAAGTCACGCCCACCCCTCTGTGGGCGGTGGTCTGGGGTCCCACGCAGCAGCTGGAGGACGAGACCTACCACTTCCTCTCCAGCCAGGAAACCGATCACCTGTATCTACACGGGAACCAGCAAGAGGCCAGCACCGCCACGCCTGAGAACTGGCTTTACCCTGACGAAAACATGCAGCCACCACTGGAGCCCAGAGACCAGAAGGGAGTGGAGGATGGTGGGACGGAGGCAGAGGAGACAGAGCCCGAGGAAG TGGACCCTCAGTTCTACGTCACCGTGACCATCTCCTCGCTGCTCATCCTGACAGCAGTCATCATTACAGCCAAACTCTG TTACGATCGCAGCTGTTCCCAGCATCCGCCCCCGCTTTCCCGTGGCGTAGCACCCCCCCTCTCCCTCGCTCTCCCTCGCTCCCTTGCTTCGGAGGACAGCCGGCAGACGCTGCAcagcacctcctcctccttcaccgaCAGGGAGAG GATCCCTGTTGTGAACCTCTGA